CACTTAAAGCGTAGCAAAAAAACCGCCCATATCCCCGTGCTGGCTCTGAGCGCCGATGCCATGCCCTCGTCGATCCGAAATGGCAAGGAAGCCGGATTCGACGAGTATCTGACCAAGCCGGTGGATATCAATGTGCTCTACACACTCCTCAACAAGGTAACCAAAGAACTGGCCTGACCCGGGACACGCCCCCGGGACACGCCCCCGGGACACGCCAACGACTTGATCTATGGCATTTCTGGAACCTGCAATCCCTTTTGCACCGCCGGGCGCGCCTTCAGGGTCTTGGCCCAGGCCTCCACCGCCGGGAAGTCGGCCAGGTCCACCCCATGGAACTCGTGGCGCAGGGTCCAGGGCAGAGTGGCGATATCGGCGATGGTATAGGTTTCCCCGGCCAGATAGGCGCTGTTGCTCAGGTGCCGGTCGAGCACCCCATAGAGGCGAACCGTCTCATCGTGATAGCGGGTCTTGGCGTAAGGCACGTCTTCCTTGGCGAATTTAAGAAAGTGGTTGGCTTGACCAAGCATGGGTCCAAAGCCTCCCATCTGCCACATCAGCCATTGCAGGACTGTATAGCGCGCTTCGCCTTCGGGGGGCAGCAAGTCGTCGCGACCGCATTTCTCCGCCAGGTAAATAAGAATGGCACCACTCTCGAACAGGGAGAGAGGCTGGCCGCCGGGGCCGTCGGAATCGATGATGGCGGGGATTTTATTGTTGGGGCTGATCTTCAGGAAGTCCGGCTTGAACTGGTCATTTTTCATGATGTTGATCACATGAACCTGGTAGTCCAGGCCCACCTCCTCCAGCATCACGGA
The sequence above is drawn from the Magnetospira sp. QH-2 genome and encodes:
- a CDS encoding glutathione S-transferase family protein; this encodes MIDLYTFATPNGKKASVMLEEVGLDYQVHVINIMKNDQFKPDFLKISPNNKIPAIIDSDGPGGQPLSLFESGAILIYLAEKCGRDDLLPPEGEARYTVLQWLMWQMGGFGPMLGQANHFLKFAKEDVPYAKTRYHDETVRLYGVLDRHLSNSAYLAGETYTIADIATLPWTLRHEFHGVDLADFPAVEAWAKTLKARPAVQKGLQVPEMP